A genomic region of Pontibaca methylaminivorans contains the following coding sequences:
- the murD gene encoding UDP-N-acetylmuramoyl-L-alanine--D-glutamate ligase, translating to MIPAQGHAGERVAVLGLGRSGLAAARALRAGGAEPLCWDDNPAAREAAEAEGLLCTDLLRGGVLESASALILSPGIPHLYPAPNPVVAAALEAGVPLDNDIGLFFRSLATSDWASHDMPPRVVAVTGSNGKSTTAALIHHILGESGRDSQLAGNIGRGVFDIDPPGDGAVVVLELSSYQTELARALTPDIAVFTNLSPDHLDRHAGRGGYFAAKRRLFAEGAPDRAVIGVDETEGQFLSNQLSEARGDDRVIQVSVTRKLTSAGWHVFVRKGFLTEYRKGRQVGAADLRPVRGLPGAHNHQNACAAWAVARSLGLAPRVIESALHSFPGLPHRSQVVAESGGVTFVNDSKATNVDSAARALAAFPRIRWICGGLEKEGGLDALRGQTGAVVKAYVIGREAAAFAMQLDVEAEICTDMATAVARAAADAAPGDTVLLAPAAASFDQYDNFEQRGADFTAMVRRHL from the coding sequence ATGATCCCGGCGCAGGGCCACGCGGGCGAGCGGGTCGCGGTGCTCGGGCTTGGCCGGTCGGGGCTTGCGGCGGCGCGGGCGCTCAGGGCCGGCGGGGCCGAGCCGCTCTGCTGGGATGACAACCCGGCGGCACGCGAGGCGGCCGAGGCCGAGGGACTCCTCTGCACCGATCTCCTGCGCGGCGGCGTGCTCGAATCGGCAAGCGCCCTGATCCTGAGCCCCGGCATTCCCCATCTTTATCCCGCGCCCAATCCCGTGGTGGCGGCTGCGCTCGAGGCGGGGGTGCCGCTCGACAACGATATCGGGCTGTTCTTCCGTTCGCTCGCGACCAGCGACTGGGCCAGCCACGACATGCCGCCCCGGGTGGTGGCGGTGACCGGCTCCAACGGGAAATCGACCACGGCCGCGCTCATTCACCACATCCTGGGCGAATCCGGGCGCGACAGCCAGCTTGCGGGCAATATCGGCCGCGGGGTTTTCGACATCGACCCGCCGGGCGACGGCGCGGTGGTCGTGCTCGAACTCAGCAGCTACCAGACCGAGCTTGCCCGCGCGCTGACGCCCGATATCGCCGTCTTTACCAACCTGAGCCCCGATCACCTGGATCGCCATGCCGGGCGCGGGGGGTATTTCGCGGCCAAGCGCCGCCTGTTCGCCGAAGGCGCGCCCGACCGGGCGGTGATCGGCGTGGACGAGACCGAAGGGCAGTTCCTCTCGAACCAGCTTTCCGAGGCGCGCGGCGATGATCGCGTGATCCAGGTCTCGGTCACGCGCAAGCTGACTTCGGCCGGCTGGCATGTCTTCGTGCGCAAGGGGTTCCTGACCGAATATCGCAAGGGCCGGCAAGTGGGGGCGGCCGATCTGCGCCCGGTGCGCGGGCTGCCCGGCGCGCACAATCACCAGAACGCCTGCGCCGCCTGGGCCGTGGCGCGCAGTCTCGGGCTTGCGCCGCGGGTGATCGAGTCCGCGCTGCATTCCTTTCCCGGGCTGCCGCATCGCAGCCAGGTGGTGGCCGAATCGGGTGGCGTGACCTTCGTCAACGATTCCAAGGCCACCAATGTGGACAGCGCCGCCCGCGCGCTGGCCGCCTTTCCCCGCATCCGCTGGATCTGCGGCGGGCTGGAAAAGGAAGGCGGGCTCGACGCGCTGCGCGGGCAGACCGGCGCGGTGGTCAAGGCCTATGTGATCGGGCGCGAGGCCGCGGCTTTTGCCATGCAGCTTGATGTCGAGGCCGAGATCTGCACCGACATGGCGACCGCCGTCGCGCGCGCCGCGGCCGATGCCGCCCCGGGCGATACCGTCCTGCTGGCCCCGGCGGCGGCGAGTTTCGATCAATACGACAATTTCGAACAGCGCGGCGCCGATTTCACCGCCATGGTCCGCCGGCACCTTTGA
- the rsmH gene encoding 16S rRNA (cytosine(1402)-N(4))-methyltransferase RsmH, producing the protein MVPAPTPPAPAPVPHVPVLLRPLMKAAAPVTGVWLDGTFGAGGYTRALLDAGAEQVIALDRDPMVFEMARAWAGDYGERLVLRQGLFSQMDEHVAEDVGLDGVVLDLGVSSMQLDQSERGFSFMREGPLDMRMSGEGPDAADLVNRASEAELADILYFYGEERAARRIARAIVTARSDAPLETTLQLAAVVESCLPRARPGQARPATRSFQALRIAVNREYEELFQGLMAAERVLKPGGVLAVVTFHSLEDRMVKRFFALRAGQGGGGSRHAPEEQAEPAGFTLDPRKAIKPDAAELAENPRARSARLRIARRTDAPARPVDPRAIAMPPVLRPAERGGR; encoded by the coding sequence ATGGTGCCTGCGCCCACTCCACCCGCGCCCGCTCCGGTCCCGCATGTTCCGGTTCTGCTGCGCCCGCTGATGAAGGCCGCGGCACCGGTTACGGGGGTCTGGCTTGACGGCACATTCGGCGCGGGCGGCTATACGCGGGCGCTGCTGGACGCAGGTGCGGAACAGGTGATCGCGCTCGACCGCGACCCCATGGTGTTCGAGATGGCGCGCGCATGGGCCGGCGATTACGGCGAGCGGCTGGTGCTGCGCCAGGGGCTGTTTTCGCAGATGGACGAACATGTTGCCGAAGATGTCGGGCTGGACGGTGTGGTGCTCGACCTTGGCGTTTCCTCGATGCAGCTCGACCAGTCGGAGCGCGGCTTTTCCTTCATGCGGGAGGGGCCGCTCGACATGCGCATGTCGGGCGAGGGGCCGGATGCCGCCGACCTCGTCAATCGCGCAAGCGAGGCAGAGCTTGCCGACATCCTTTATTTCTATGGCGAGGAACGCGCCGCCCGCCGGATCGCCCGTGCAATTGTCACGGCGCGCAGTGATGCGCCGCTCGAAACCACGCTGCAACTGGCCGCCGTCGTCGAATCCTGTCTGCCCCGCGCCAGGCCCGGACAGGCGCGCCCCGCCACGCGCAGCTTCCAGGCGCTGCGCATTGCCGTGAACCGCGAATACGAGGAGCTGTTCCAGGGGCTCATGGCGGCCGAACGGGTGCTGAAACCCGGCGGGGTGCTTGCGGTCGTGACCTTCCATTCGCTCGAGGACCGGATGGTGAAGCGGTTTTTCGCGCTTCGCGCCGGGCAGGGCGGTGGCGGCAGCCGTCACGCCCCGGAGGAACAGGCCGAGCCGGCCGGGTTCACGCTCGACCCCCGCAAGGCGATCAAGCCCGACGCCGCGGAGCTTGCCGAAAACCCCCGCGCGCGTTCGGCGCGGCTGCGCATCGCCCGGCGGACCGATGCCCCCGCCCGCCCGGTCGATCCCCGTGCCATCGCCATGCCGCCCGTGCTGCGTCCGGCGGAAAGGGGCGGGCGATGA
- a CDS encoding UDP-N-acetylmuramoyl-L-alanyl-D-glutamate--2,6-diaminopimelate ligase: MDIPAKPLSQLALTARGGRDPLIRGIALDSRDVREGYLFAALPGSRVHGGSYIQYALRMGAAAILTDPAGVRIAQSELAASEAALVVTGHPREALAFTAALWFGRQPPVIAAVTGTNGKTSVTSFLRQIWTRFGREAINIGTTGVEGAWSAPLAHTTPDPITLHRVLAEAAGAGVTRAAMEASSHGLLQHRLDGVQLRAAGFTNLSQDHLDYHPNLDAYFAAKARLFGELLPEDGTAVINLMDRYGREMRAVAAARGVNVITVGREEGDLALLGQRFDASGQDLRFSWGDKAVQVRLSLIGGFQAENVLLAAGLAIACGEEPEPVFAALAELVTVHGRMELAAVRDNGGTVFVDYAHTPAAVATALATLRPHVMGRLIAIIGAGGDRDAGKRPLMGRAAAENADLVIVTDDNPRSEDPALIRRAIMEGAPDASEVGDRAEAILRGVDALGPGDALLIAGKGHERGQIVGDTVLPFDDAEQASIAVAALDGRPT, from the coding sequence ATGGACATACCGGCGAAACCACTGAGCCAGCTGGCCCTCACCGCGCGCGGCGGCCGCGATCCGCTGATCCGCGGCATCGCGCTCGACAGCCGGGACGTGCGCGAAGGCTATCTTTTCGCCGCGCTCCCCGGATCGCGGGTGCATGGCGGCAGCTATATACAATACGCGCTGCGCATGGGGGCGGCGGCGATCCTGACCGATCCCGCCGGGGTGCGCATCGCCCAGTCCGAACTGGCCGCGTCGGAGGCGGCGCTCGTGGTGACCGGGCACCCGCGCGAGGCGCTGGCCTTTACCGCGGCGCTCTGGTTCGGGCGCCAGCCCCCGGTCATCGCCGCCGTGACCGGCACCAACGGCAAGACCTCGGTCACGAGCTTCCTGCGCCAGATCTGGACCCGCTTCGGCCGCGAGGCGATCAACATCGGCACGACCGGCGTCGAGGGCGCATGGAGCGCACCGCTGGCGCATACCACGCCGGATCCGATCACTCTTCATCGCGTGCTGGCCGAGGCGGCGGGTGCCGGCGTGACCCGCGCCGCGATGGAAGCGTCGAGCCATGGCCTTCTTCAGCATCGCCTTGACGGGGTGCAGTTGCGGGCGGCGGGGTTTACCAACCTCTCGCAGGATCACCTCGATTATCACCCGAACCTCGATGCCTATTTCGCGGCCAAGGCCCGGCTTTTCGGGGAATTGCTGCCCGAGGACGGCACCGCCGTGATCAACCTCATGGACCGCTACGGGCGCGAGATGCGCGCGGTCGCGGCGGCGCGGGGCGTGAATGTGATCACCGTGGGGCGCGAGGAGGGCGACCTTGCCCTGCTCGGCCAGCGTTTCGATGCGAGCGGGCAGGATCTGCGCTTTTCCTGGGGGGACAAGGCGGTGCAGGTGCGGCTTTCGCTGATCGGCGGGTTCCAGGCCGAAAACGTGCTGCTTGCGGCCGGGCTGGCCATCGCCTGCGGCGAAGAGCCCGAGCCGGTCTTTGCCGCGCTTGCCGAACTCGTCACCGTGCACGGGCGGATGGAGCTTGCGGCGGTTCGTGACAACGGCGGCACCGTTTTCGTCGATTATGCCCATACCCCGGCGGCGGTGGCGACGGCGCTTGCCACGCTGCGCCCGCATGTGATGGGGCGGCTGATCGCAATCATCGGCGCCGGCGGCGACCGGGACGCGGGCAAGCGGCCGCTCATGGGTCGGGCAGCGGCGGAGAACGCGGATCTGGTGATCGTGACCGACGACAATCCGCGCAGCGAGGATCCGGCCCTGATCCGCCGCGCGATCATGGAGGGCGCGCCGGACGCGAGCGAGGTCGGCGACCGCGCCGAGGCGATCCTGCGCGGGGTCGATGCGCTCGGCCCGGGGGATGCGCTGCTGATCGCCGGCAAGGGGCATGAACGCGGCCAGATCGTGGGCGACACGGTGTTGCCGTTCGACGATGCGGAACAGGCCAGCATCGCGGTCGCCGCACTCGACGGGCGGCCCACATGA
- the mraZ gene encoding division/cell wall cluster transcriptional repressor MraZ, which produces MGRRFRGESRHKVDGKGRVSIPAMFRRVLEASDPNWTEGLNPELVIVYGDHRRTYLECYTIEAIEEVDAKIDRMPRGSMQRKMLQRLFHGQSFPTNVDETGRIVLPAKLRAKIGLEGEAFFIAAGDTFQIWKPETYESEELTRTEEWLDAFPEDFDPLELLDAAPEE; this is translated from the coding sequence TTGGGGCGCAGGTTCAGGGGCGAAAGCCGGCACAAGGTGGACGGCAAGGGGCGGGTTTCGATCCCGGCCATGTTCCGCCGCGTGCTCGAAGCCTCGGACCCGAACTGGACCGAAGGGCTCAACCCCGAACTGGTCATCGTCTATGGCGATCACCGCCGCACCTATCTTGAATGCTACACCATCGAGGCGATCGAGGAGGTCGATGCAAAGATCGACCGGATGCCGCGCGGCTCGATGCAGCGCAAGATGCTGCAGCGCCTGTTTCACGGGCAGTCCTTTCCCACCAACGTGGACGAAACCGGGCGCATCGTCCTGCCGGCCAAGCTGCGGGCCAAGATCGGGCTCGAGGGCGAGGCGTTCTTCATTGCCGCGGGCGACACCTTCCAGATCTGGAAGCCCGAGACCTATGAATCCGAGGAACTGACCCGCACCGAGGAATGGCTCGACGCGTTCCCCGAAGATTTCGACCCGCTGGAACTTCTCGACGCCGCACCGGAGGAGTGA
- a CDS encoding DUF1127 domain-containing protein has product MSDATFSAIGARGNSDRSANPFRGVMQWLGRIGRYRQTLNALAELDDRALHDLGLQRSSIKSVAYQAAYGRR; this is encoded by the coding sequence ATGAGCGATGCAACCTTCTCCGCCATCGGTGCCCGCGGCAATTCCGATCGCTCGGCAAACCCGTTCCGGGGCGTGATGCAATGGCTTGGCCGCATCGGCCGCTACCGGCAGACGCTGAATGCGCTTGCCGAACTGGACGATCGCGCGCTGCACGACCTGGGGCTCCAGCGCTCCTCGATCAAGAGCGTGGCCTACCAGGCCGCCTACGGCCGCCGCTGA
- the mraY gene encoding phospho-N-acetylmuramoyl-pentapeptide-transferase yields the protein MLYWLTFLSDGGDFFNLFRYITFRAGGAFLTALIFGFVFGRPLIAVLRKRQGKGQPIRDDGPETHLTKAGTPTMGGLLIVGALITATLLWARLDNGLVWLVLFVTLSFGLIGLADDYAKVSRQNTKGVPGKVRIALGVLIAFIAAIGAVWFHPPELQGQLAMPVFKNVLLNLGWFYVPFVICVIVGAANAVNLTDGLDGLAIMPVMIAAATLGVIAYAVGRVDFTEYLDVHYVPGSGEMLVFCAALCGGGLGFLWYNAPPAALFMGDTGSLALGGALGAIAVVTKHELVLAIVGGLFVAEALSVIIQVLYFKRTGRRVFLMAPIHHHFEKKGWAESTVVIRFWIISLILAMIGLATLKVR from the coding sequence GTGCTGTACTGGCTGACGTTCCTCTCGGATGGCGGTGATTTCTTCAACCTGTTCCGTTACATCACCTTCCGCGCCGGCGGGGCGTTCCTGACTGCGCTGATCTTCGGTTTCGTCTTCGGACGGCCGCTGATCGCGGTGCTGCGCAAGCGGCAGGGAAAGGGGCAGCCGATCCGCGACGACGGCCCCGAAACCCACCTGACCAAAGCCGGAACGCCGACCATGGGCGGGCTTTTGATCGTCGGGGCGCTGATCACGGCGACATTGCTCTGGGCACGGCTCGACAACGGGCTTGTCTGGCTCGTGCTGTTCGTCACGCTGAGCTTCGGCCTGATCGGGCTGGCGGACGATTACGCCAAGGTCAGCCGGCAGAACACGAAGGGCGTGCCGGGAAAGGTGCGCATCGCGCTTGGCGTGCTGATCGCCTTCATCGCCGCGATCGGGGCGGTCTGGTTCCATCCGCCCGAGCTCCAGGGGCAGCTTGCGATGCCGGTCTTCAAGAACGTGCTGCTCAACCTCGGCTGGTTCTATGTGCCCTTCGTGATCTGCGTGATCGTCGGCGCCGCGAATGCCGTGAACCTGACCGACGGGCTCGACGGGCTTGCGATCATGCCGGTGATGATCGCGGCGGCGACGCTCGGGGTCATCGCCTATGCGGTCGGGCGGGTCGATTTCACCGAATACCTCGACGTGCATTATGTCCCCGGCTCGGGCGAGATGCTGGTGTTCTGCGCCGCGCTCTGTGGCGGGGGGCTCGGGTTTCTCTGGTATAACGCGCCGCCCGCCGCGCTGTTCATGGGCGATACCGGCAGCCTTGCGCTGGGCGGGGCGCTTGGCGCGATCGCGGTGGTGACCAAGCATGAACTGGTGCTGGCGATCGTCGGCGGGCTGTTCGTGGCCGAGGCGCTTTCGGTCATCATCCAGGTGCTGTACTTCAAGCGCACCGGGCGGCGGGTGTTCCTGATGGCGCCGATTCACCACCATTTCGAAAAGAAGGGCTGGGCCGAATCCACCGTGGTGATCCGGTTCTGGATCATCTCGCTGATCCTCGCCATGATCGGCCTCGCCACGCTCAAGGTGCGCTGA
- the ftsW gene encoding putative lipid II flippase FtsW, whose amino-acid sequence MTEMVYGVVPERDGEPILPKWWRTVDRWSMSCVLLLFVIGLLLGLAASVPLAERNGFHPFYYVTRQAVFGGAALVAMWLTSMMSPTMVRRFAVMGFVLFFVALALLPLFGTDFGKGATRWYSLGFASFQPSEFLKPAFMVTAAWMMAASREINGPPGTLWSFALCGAIVLMLALQPDFGQAALVLFGWGVLYFIAGAPMFLLLVMAGLAVMGGSLAYSNSEHFARRIDGFLSAEIDPTTQLGYATNAIREGGLFGVGVGEGQVKWSLPDAHTDFIVAVAAEEYGLILVLIIIALYTIVVLRSLLRLMRERDLFIRLAGTGLVAIFGVQAMINMAVAVRLVPAKGMTLPFVSYGGSSLIAGGIAVGMLLAMTRSRPQGEVAELMRRRAG is encoded by the coding sequence ATGACTGAGATGGTCTATGGCGTCGTGCCCGAACGGGACGGCGAGCCGATTCTTCCCAAATGGTGGCGCACGGTGGACCGCTGGTCCATGAGTTGCGTGTTGCTGCTTTTCGTGATCGGGCTGCTGCTGGGGCTTGCGGCGTCAGTGCCGCTGGCCGAGCGCAACGGGTTCCATCCGTTCTATTACGTCACCCGGCAGGCGGTGTTCGGCGGTGCGGCGCTCGTTGCCATGTGGCTGACCTCGATGATGTCGCCGACCATGGTGCGGCGGTTTGCCGTGATGGGTTTCGTGCTGTTCTTCGTCGCCCTTGCGCTTCTGCCGCTGTTCGGCACCGATTTCGGCAAGGGGGCGACGCGCTGGTATTCGCTCGGCTTCGCGAGCTTTCAGCCCTCCGAGTTCCTGAAACCCGCCTTCATGGTCACCGCCGCCTGGATGATGGCCGCAAGCCGCGAGATCAACGGCCCGCCCGGCACGCTCTGGTCTTTCGCGCTGTGCGGGGCGATCGTGCTGATGCTGGCGCTCCAGCCCGATTTCGGGCAGGCGGCGCTGGTGCTGTTCGGTTGGGGCGTGTTGTATTTCATCGCCGGGGCGCCCATGTTCCTGCTTCTGGTCATGGCCGGGCTGGCGGTGATGGGCGGCAGTCTCGCCTATTCCAATTCGGAACATTTCGCCCGCCGTATCGACGGTTTCCTGTCGGCCGAGATCGACCCGACCACGCAGCTTGGCTATGCGACCAATGCGATCCGCGAAGGCGGGCTGTTCGGCGTCGGCGTCGGCGAAGGCCAGGTCAAGTGGTCGCTGCCCGATGCGCATACCGATTTCATCGTCGCCGTGGCCGCCGAGGAATACGGGCTGATCCTCGTGCTCATCATCATCGCACTATATACTATAGTGGTCCTGCGGTCGCTGCTGCGGCTCATGCGGGAGCGCGACCTTTTCATCCGCCTTGCCGGCACCGGGCTTGTCGCGATCTTCGGGGTGCAGGCCATGATCAACATGGCGGTGGCGGTGCGGCTGGTTCCGGCCAAGGGGATGACGCTGCCCTTCGTGAGCTATGGCGGCTCGTCGCTGATCGCCGGCGGGATCGCGGTCGGGATGCTGCTGGCCATGACCCGCTCGCGCCCGCAGGGCGAGGTGGCGGAACTCATGCGAAGGCGCGCGGGATGA
- a CDS encoding UDP-N-acetylmuramoyl-tripeptide--D-alanyl-D-alanine ligase produces the protein MSLWRADEAAAATGGRAQDGSTGCWRAGGVSIDTRTLVAGDLFVALSAARDGHDFVPEALARGAAAALVSRVPEGIGPEAPLLIVEDVQAALEALGRAGRARSGAQVIGVTGSVGKTSTKEMLARILGDQGRVHASVASYNNHWGVPLTLARLPQDAQFAVIEIGMNHPGEIAPLAHQARPHVALVTTIAPAHLEAFDGVEAIAREKAAIFEGLEPGGSAIINADIAQSAILRDHALRGGAEVVDFGEHAQDFRLLDVRMQDEALTVRAEARGEPLLFRIQSPGRHFAMNGLGALAAVLMLGCDPALAVQSLGRWAPVAGRGVRELVPLDAVDTDQVIALMDDSYNANPGSVAAALDTLAAATPPARGRRIAILGDMKELGPRGPELHAAIAGHPAIAGIDRVHCIGPLMRSLHEALAPERRGIRAETSAAMVAALKEQIAPGDLVLVKGSLSMNLAAVVDAIRKMPHGGTDPAPNHE, from the coding sequence ATGAGCCTCTGGCGCGCGGACGAAGCGGCCGCGGCAACGGGCGGGCGCGCGCAGGACGGCTCGACCGGGTGCTGGCGCGCGGGCGGGGTGTCCATCGACACGCGCACCCTTGTCGCGGGCGACCTTTTCGTTGCGCTCAGTGCGGCCCGCGACGGACATGATTTCGTGCCCGAAGCGCTTGCGAGGGGGGCCGCCGCGGCGCTCGTGTCGCGTGTGCCCGAAGGTATTGGGCCGGAGGCGCCGCTCCTGATCGTGGAGGACGTGCAGGCGGCGCTCGAGGCGCTGGGGCGCGCGGGACGTGCCCGGTCGGGGGCGCAGGTCATCGGTGTGACGGGAAGCGTCGGCAAGACCTCGACCAAGGAGATGCTGGCCCGGATCCTCGGAGATCAGGGGCGGGTGCACGCCAGCGTCGCCAGCTACAACAATCACTGGGGCGTGCCGCTTACGCTTGCGCGCCTGCCGCAGGACGCGCAGTTCGCAGTGATCGAGATCGGCATGAACCATCCCGGCGAAATCGCCCCGCTTGCGCATCAGGCGCGCCCGCATGTGGCGCTCGTGACCACCATCGCGCCGGCCCATCTCGAGGCATTCGACGGGGTTGAGGCGATCGCCCGCGAAAAGGCGGCGATCTTCGAGGGGCTCGAGCCGGGCGGCAGCGCGATCATCAATGCCGACATCGCGCAGAGCGCCATATTGCGCGATCATGCCCTGCGCGGCGGGGCCGAAGTGGTGGACTTCGGCGAACACGCGCAGGATTTCCGCCTGCTTGATGTGCGGATGCAGGACGAGGCGCTCACCGTGCGCGCCGAAGCCCGGGGCGAGCCGCTCCTGTTCCGTATCCAGAGCCCGGGGCGCCACTTCGCCATGAACGGGCTCGGGGCGCTGGCGGCGGTGCTCATGCTGGGCTGCGATCCGGCGCTCGCGGTGCAGAGCCTCGGGCGCTGGGCGCCGGTCGCGGGGCGGGGGGTGCGCGAACTCGTGCCGCTCGACGCCGTTGATACGGATCAGGTGATCGCGCTCATGGACGATTCCTATAACGCCAACCCCGGCTCGGTCGCGGCGGCGCTGGACACGCTTGCGGCGGCCACGCCGCCGGCGCGCGGGCGGCGGATCGCGATTCTCGGCGACATGAAGGAACTCGGCCCCCGCGGCCCCGAACTCCATGCCGCGATCGCCGGCCACCCGGCCATCGCCGGAATCGACCGGGTGCATTGCATCGGCCCGCTCATGCGGTCCCTGCACGAGGCGCTTGCGCCCGAACGGCGCGGGATCCGCGCCGAAACCAGCGCCGCGATGGTCGCCGCGCTCAAGGAGCAGATCGCCCCCGGAGATCTGGTGCTGGTGAAGGGCTCGCTCAGCATGAACCTGGCTGCCGTCGTTGACGCAATCCGCAAAATGCCGCATGGCGGAACCGATCCCGCCCCGAACCACGAGTAG
- the ftsL gene encoding cell division protein FtsL — translation MRALSYVLTVLAVFGLAFWAYRENYSTQQALREARSLQRQIGEARLRMSVLRAEWAYLNRPSRLMELAEINFDRLGLLPFDSEQFGRVDEVSYPPPPVPEVDDPTELPPNPDDEAFP, via the coding sequence ATGAGGGCGCTTTCCTATGTGCTGACCGTGCTTGCGGTCTTCGGGCTGGCCTTCTGGGCCTATCGCGAGAACTATTCCACCCAGCAGGCGCTGCGCGAGGCGCGTTCACTGCAACGCCAGATCGGCGAGGCGCGCCTGCGCATGAGCGTGCTGCGCGCCGAATGGGCCTATCTGAACCGCCCCTCGCGGCTGATGGAACTGGCCGAGATCAATTTCGACCGGCTCGGGCTGCTGCCCTTCGATTCGGAACAGTTCGGCCGCGTTGACGAGGTCTCCTATCCGCCGCCGCCGGTGCCCGAGGTCGATGATCCGACCGAACTCCCGCCAAATCCAGATGACGAGGCCTTTCCATGA
- a CDS encoding peptidoglycan D,D-transpeptidase FtsI family protein: protein MTRIPLRPLARVLPARDRGENVEAIEHENIRLRHAEMQDRARSRAEGRLLVLGLFFFCAFVTVGGRMGMLATSEAAEPAISRAGPTIVNQRADIVDRHGRILATNFETHSLYAQPPQMVDPAAAAEGLAEIFPDLKKERLLKDFTGARKFLWIKKRISPEQQQAVHDLGEPGLLFGPREMRLYPNGHLAAHVLGGASFGREGVNAAEVIGVAGVERQFDGYLRDPGNGDRPLELSLDLTIQSAAESVLSGGMKLMNAKGATSILMDVHTGEVISVVSLPDFDPNDRPRPATSGLDPSVSPLFNRSVQGVYELGSTFKIFTVAQALDLGLVRPDTIIDTKGPLRWGRFRISDFRNYGNELSVTNIIVKSSNIGTARLAQKIGAERQQQFFDKLGFLDPTGFEIVEARGGKPLRPAKWSELSTMTISYGHGLSVSPMHLAAGYAMIANGGHYVSPTLLKRDGPQHGPRIISEQAARQARTMLRKVVSEGTASFGEVEGYAVGGKTGTADKPKPQGGYYKDKVIATFASIFPAHDPKYVLIVTLDEPIENSTDEDRRTAGWTAVPVAAEMIRRIAPLLGLRPEIEPVSDLAITLASQ from the coding sequence ATGACCCGCATCCCCCTGCGCCCGCTGGCGCGTGTTCTTCCGGCCCGCGACCGCGGCGAGAATGTCGAGGCGATCGAGCACGAGAACATCCGCCTGCGCCATGCCGAAATGCAGGACCGAGCCCGCTCCCGTGCGGAGGGGCGCCTGCTGGTGCTTGGCCTGTTCTTCTTCTGCGCCTTCGTCACCGTTGGCGGGCGGATGGGGATGCTGGCCACATCCGAGGCGGCGGAACCCGCCATCAGCCGCGCCGGGCCGACCATCGTCAACCAGCGCGCCGATATCGTCGATCGGCACGGGCGCATCCTCGCCACCAATTTCGAGACCCATTCGCTTTATGCCCAGCCGCCGCAGATGGTGGATCCGGCCGCCGCCGCCGAAGGGCTGGCGGAGATCTTCCCCGACCTGAAAAAGGAGCGCCTGCTCAAGGATTTCACCGGCGCGCGCAAGTTCCTCTGGATCAAGAAGCGCATCAGTCCCGAACAGCAGCAGGCGGTGCATGATCTGGGCGAACCGGGGCTGCTGTTCGGCCCGCGCGAGATGCGCCTTTATCCGAACGGCCATCTTGCGGCCCATGTGCTGGGCGGCGCCTCTTTCGGGCGCGAAGGCGTGAACGCGGCCGAGGTGATCGGCGTTGCCGGCGTCGAGCGGCAGTTCGACGGCTATCTGCGCGATCCCGGAAACGGCGATCGCCCGCTCGAGCTTTCGCTCGATCTCACGATCCAGTCGGCGGCGGAAAGCGTGCTTTCGGGCGGCATGAAGCTCATGAACGCGAAGGGCGCGACCTCGATCCTGATGGATGTGCATACCGGCGAGGTGATCTCGGTCGTTTCCTTGCCCGACTTCGACCCGAACGACCGCCCGCGCCCCGCGACCAGCGGGCTCGATCCTTCGGTGAGCCCCCTGTTCAACCGCTCGGTGCAGGGGGTGTACGAACTCGGCTCCACCTTCAAGATCTTCACCGTCGCGCAGGCGCTGGATCTCGGGCTCGTGCGCCCCGACACGATCATCGACACCAAGGGTCCGCTGCGCTGGGGGCGTTTCCGCATCAGCGATTTCCGCAATTACGGCAACGAGCTGTCGGTGACCAACATCATCGTCAAGTCGTCGAATATCGGCACCGCGCGGCTGGCGCAGAAGATCGGGGCCGAGCGCCAGCAGCAGTTCTTCGACAAGCTGGGCTTTCTCGACCCGACCGGGTTCGAGATCGTCGAGGCGAGGGGCGGCAAGCCGCTCAGGCCCGCCAAATGGTCGGAACTTTCCACCATGACGATTTCCTATGGTCACGGCCTCTCGGTCAGCCCGATGCACCTTGCCGCCGGTTATGCCATGATCGCCAACGGCGGGCATTACGTCAGCCCGACCCTTCTCAAGCGCGACGGGCCCCAGCACGGGCCGCGCATCATCTCCGAACAGGCGGCCCGCCAGGCGCGCACCATGCTGCGCAAGGTGGTCAGCGAAGGCACCGCGAGCTTCGGCGAGGTCGAGGGCTATGCCGTCGGCGGCAAGACCGGCACCGCCGACAAGCCCAAACCCCAGGGCGGCTATTACAAGGACAAGGTGATCGCCACCTTTGCCAGCATCTTTCCGGCCCATGACCCGAAATATGTCCTGATCGTCACGCTGGACGAGCCGATCGAGAATTCGACCGACGAGGATCGCCGCACCGCCGGCTGGACGGCGGTGCCGGTCGCGGCCGAGATGATCCGCCGCATCGCGCCGCTGCTCGGGCTGCGGCCGGAGATTGAACCGGTGAGCGACCTTGCTATAACGCTTGCGTCCCAGTAA